TGGTGTGCTTGGCAAAGAAAGTTTTAGCAAAATCAACAAGATCGGTAATCGGTCGGTTTGTAGCATCTGCCCACCAACTGGTGAATTCGAAGCTATTACTCGTTCGTTTACCTGACTTCGCAGAACCCTCACTGGAATCTTTTACGTGTTGGACACGGGTTGTATTGCTGTAGTATTTGGTGTGTGTTCCGTTTGAAATAATAAATATTTGAACGTACTCAAACAAACCTGACGAGGCCCAAAAGCTTTCGCGGTTGTACCTGTTAATCTGATTGAAAGCCTCTTGGATGGCTACTCCACGTCGTTTTAATTCAATATGGATGAGTGGAAGCCCGTTAACTAAAACGGTGACATCGTAGCGATTGGCACGCTGTCCATCATTAGTCGCATATTGGTTAATGACCTGTAAATTGTTGTCATGGATATTATCTTTTTTGATGAGATAAATATTCTTAATCGATCCATCATCACGAGTAAGGTTTTTGATGTAGTCTTCTTGAATAGTGATTGTTTTTTCAACAATACTTTGATTAGGATTAGCTAAGGTGCTAACGAAGAATTTATCCCATTCGTTATCAGTAAAGGTATAATTATTGAGTTTTTCCAGCTGATGCCTGAGATTAACGATCAAATCTTTTTCTGATTTTATAGAAATATACTCATAAGCTTGAGACTCTAGTTGCTTGATAAATTCCTGTTCTAGATTAGCCTCACTTTGATAGCCAGAATCTCGCAATATATTAGCATCATGCACATATTGAGACACTACAGTACTTTCAGAGTTTTGTGCGACCATATTGTAGTGAGTTTGTTTATTCGACATATTCATTAAATGTTAGCAATTTATTTCGGTAATACTCGTATTGTTGCCTTCTCGCATTAAGTTCTGCTGGCAAACCAATTGAGATATCATTAACTAAAGTGTCAAATTTATCCAAGGTTGAAGCTATTCTTTCTTGATCTTTAAGTGGTGGCAGAGGGATTTGAATAGAATCAATATGTTTTGACTTTAAGTATCCTTGTCCAGAGTTATTTTTTATCGATCCGAAATACAACTTCATTCGTGCGGAATCAAAAAAATGTAAAAAATAGTTCGTATTTATTAAGCTTGGATTTAATCTAACCAAAAACATATTTTGTCCATAAAACTCCAAATCATCCTTCTTTACTCTAGCTACCTCTCCAATTGTCCCAATCATACTTATCAAAATATCATTTTCGATAATAGGTCTATTTTTAGAAATATCCAAATAGTCTTCGCGAGAAATATGTTTTATATCAGTAAAGTTTATATGACCTTTTCGAATATTCTTTGAAGTAATGTAGGGGATTTCACCATCAGCTACAAAAGGTGGTGTTGAAGGCATAATCCAAAATGAATCAAGCGCAATATCTTTTATGGATACATAATTAATCACAAGTTTATTATCGGGTGATAATAATCTTTCTCTATAGTATTCATATTGCTTCTTCCTTGCTTCTAGCCCTGCTTCTAGCTCTGCTTCTAGCTCTGTAAACTTATTAAGAATTTTGACAATTTCGTCTTGGATTTCAAGGGGTGGGACTGGGATTTTGAAATTTTCAACCTGTTTTTTTGACACCGCAGGTATTCCACCTTTTTGTTGTTCGCCAATTAGTTTGTTTTGATTGTTTTTCAGATAGTAATAAACATATACCCAATTAATCAATGTCTTATTAACCACATCAACCGTATAACAACTATTTCCAGCCCAAAAAGGTTTATGAATTTTATTTACATATCCGGCATTTGCACCTCTGGCGCTAATAACAATTTTATCTTTTGTATTATTAAATTCATCATAGTATCCAGTTTCAGATGTTCCTCCGTTATACACAGGATATTCACCGTCTGATTTTTGTTTATTTTTATGAACAAATTCTCCAATAGTGACACTTGCGATATCAACAATGTTTTTAAGCTCCACTCCTCTAGGGCAGAGTTTTGATATTAGCTTTTCAAATTTACTTTGGTGTTTTGTCATAGTAATTTAATTAGTGATTCGGTAGAAGATTCTAATTCATCTAATGAAAACATCACATTATTGGTATTTTCAGGATGATGAATTATGTTTCTGATTCTTGTGGGTAAAGTTCTAGTCTGAGTTTCGGTAGAGCCATCCTTTTTTAATCGAATGTAAGTCTGATCTTGAGCAAAGCCTTTACTAACTAAATATTTTTCAAATTCGACTTCAGAATAATTTTTATCATCTTCAACTATCGCTTTCGCCTGGATAAATCCGTATAGCTCATTGTGGAATTCAACTGTCAAAACTCCAAATGCATAATAATTTATTTCTCCCCAAGTAGGACTTGATATACCAAAAAGATCGAATTCTTTACCAGGTTCAACTTTATTCAACCCCCTATCTCTTGAAAACACATTCATTGAGTGTGTTTCTTTCTTGTATTTTTTCAACAAATATGGCGAGTGGGTAATGATAAAGATCTGTGACTTACTAGAAATCTTTTCAAGAGCATCTAATAGTTTATTTTGAGCCTGTGGATGTAAAAAAGTTTCAGGTTCATCTATGAAAAACAAAATTGGCTTTGATTCCCCTTCGCTATTAGCTGAGGATATATCTGCGTATACTTGAATTAGTGCAAGTGCCAAAGCCCTTTGCATACCCGTACCTTTTTCTTCGCTTTTTGTTTCTATTCCACTTTCTGATAAGTTAATATTTCCAGTTTTAAAGAAACTCTCGATTTCTGGCAAGGAAAACTTAAATTTTACTTCTGTTTCTCCGTATTGTTCAGATATTATGGATGCTAGTTTGTTTTCAACTGGCTTTAAGGTCGTAGCAATACTATCTTTGCCATCGCCGAAAGCTTCTTTGTGGGACTTTCTAAAATTTTCCCATGTAGCAGATTTAACAAAATCTTTTGTTATTGCATTAATAATTTTCCCGCATATTTTAGTTTTTGAAAAATCAGAAATATCTCCAGAATTGGTATCAGCCCAAACAAATTGAGCATCAAAAAGGGCTGTGATTGTATTATCCACTCCAGTTGGGTTCTCAAATTGACTCGTAGAGGGATTGAAAATGCGAACATTCCCTATCGAAAGTTTTTTTGATTTCTTGCCTTGGGTAATTTCATTTTCTTCACTAGAACGCATGACACGTATACTTTTTTGACCATTAGAATTTATCAAATATGATTGATACTTTTTCAAGGGTTCTGTTTGAACTAGTAATTCTAGATCATCACCCACAAATTCAATCTCAATAGATACAAAATCATCTTCTTCAAGCTCAGTCTTTGTGATAACTTCATCACGATTTTTTTTGGTTCGGATAAAATCAATCGCTTCAAAAACTGATGATTTTCCACAATTATTATCACCAACAAAAAAATTTACTCCTTTGTCAAAGTTTATTTCATGATCACCTTTGTATCCTTTGAAGTTGTGAAGCTGAATTTTTGATATATACATATATTTATTTGTTTCCTTCTATATCACTAACAATTTCATCAATTGCTTTTCGTAGTTCGTTCTGTTTGGCTACGATCTGACTTATTTTGGTGTTGAGTTCGGTGATATTTATAACTTCGCGAGTATCTTCTGGAATAACATAGCTTGATACGGCAATGTTGTAATCATTGTTGGCAATATCCTTGTTATCAACAAGTTTGGCAAAGTACTCTGCGTCCATGCGAGAACTAAAAGCGTCCAAAATTTTGAGTCTATTTGCTTCGCTCAATTTATTTTTATTACCGTTGCGGACAAATTCGGCTGAAGCATCAATGAAGAGTATTTTGTTATCTTTTTTACTTTTCTTCAAAATAATGATACAAGTAGCAATGGTAGTACCAAAGAATAGATCCGGTGGTAATTGTATTACTGTGTCTACATAGTTATTATCTACAAGATATTTCCTAATCTTCTTTTCTGCACCTCCACGATATAGTACACCTGGAAATTCAACTATCGCAGCTGTCCCACTAGTTGAGAGCCATGAAAGCATGTGCATAGTAAAGGCTAAATCTGCCTTGCTTTTAGGGGCTAAAACTCCAGCAGGAGAAAAACGTGGGTCGTTAATAAGAATGGGGTTTGAGTCACCTTCCCATTTGATTGAGTAGGGAGGGTTGGAAACGATAGCATCAAATGGTTCATCATCCCAATGTTTAGGGTCAATTAAAGTATCTCCCAGTGCGATGTCAAAATTATTGTAATTAATGTCGTGCAAGAACATATTGATACGACACAAGTTATAAGTGGTGAGGTTTATTTCTTGGCCAAAAAAGCCTTGTCGGACATTTTCCCTTCCCAAAACTTTGGCAAATTTCAGAAGGAGAGAGCCTGAGCCACAGGCAGGATCGTAGACTTTGTTGACTTCTTTTTTGCCAACAGTGGTAATCTCTGCGAGCAATTCACTTACTTCTTGTGGGGTATAGAACTCACCTCCTGACTTACCAGCATTACTAGCATACATAGTCATTAAAAATTCATAGGCATCGCCAAAAGCATCTATTGTATTATTTGAATAATTACCGAGGCGAAGATTGCCGATTGCTTCAATAATTTTGACAAGTTTTTGGTTGCGATGCTCAACAGTGTTTCCAAGCTTGCTTGAGTTGACATCTAAGTCGGCAAATAAGCCTTTGAGATCATCTTCACTACTTGAACCTTTAGCTGAGTTTTCAATGTTGCTAAAAATACTCGATAATGTCTCATTAAGATTTTTGTTGTTCTTGGCTTTCTTAGAGACGTTAACAAACAGTTCACTGGGCAAGATGTAGAATCCTTTTTCTTTTACTGTATCGGCTCGACCAAATTCTGCCTCTTTGTCTGTAAGATCTGCATAGTCAAAATCTTTTTTACCGGATCGGCGTTCATCATCGTTAATATAATTGGTCAAATTTTCACTAATAAAACGATAAAACAGCATCCCTAGCACATATGACTTAAAATCCCAGCCATCAACGCTACCACGCAAATCATTGGCTATTTGCCAAATAGCACGGTGCAGTTCTGCGCGTTCTTGTTCTTTAGTGGTGTTTTGATTATTTGTCATATTTATTTACCATTTTTGTGATTAATAAATTTCTCGATATCTTCTTTTTTGTATCGGCGAATTTTTTTTACACCAATTCTTACAGCTTTTAAAATGCCATTTTTATCCCACAAACGTAGAGTATTCGGGTGAACCTTTAAAATTTGAGCAGCTTCACTGAGAGTTAATAATTCTTCCATAACAATTTACCTACCATTGATACCAATAGGATACTATTCTTGGATAGAAAAATCTAGATTAAGAGATCGTAGTAATTAAAAAAAGTCTTTAGGAGATGTTTTAAGAGCCCTTGCTATCTTATTAAGTACCTCTAATGAAGGAGTTCTTCGCCCTTGTTCAATATGACCCATATGAGTTCTACTTAAATTGACTCGGAAAGCCAATTCTTCCTGGGTGATACCCATTTCTTTGCGTTTTCTCTGAATTTTTCGACCAAACTTAGATTGAGCTTTAGTGATTTTTATCATGTCTTAATTATTGATAGCCATGAGCTAGTACTCCACTAGCATGGTGCTAGCATTTAGTCAAGAAAGTACTTGATTTTTATTTCTGTTTAAGTTAGCATTCTAGATAGAAGGGGGGTGATTTCATGAATAAAAATATTATCGTTGGATTTTTTGTTATTTTAGTATTTTTCATAATATTAGTTAGTAGTTCAGCTAAACCATATAATCCCCAGGATAATACATCTCAAAAACAACAAGAGGTTGTGCAAGAAACAGCTTCTGTCTCTACTACACCTAAATATGAATATGAAATATTGGAAAGAATTGAGGATAAGATGGATGAGAATATAAGCGTGTTGATTAAACCTGGAGAGCCGAACTCTGAAGCAATAGCTGAAGAAGTACATAAAACATGCAAGAAGAGCTGCAATATAAGTATCTATGATGATAAAAAAGCTTTTGAACTAGATGCTCAATATACAAATATGCTTGGCTCTTATGAAACAGAGCAGGAAGATTTAACAAAATGGAAAGAAGATAATTATGTTTTTGTTGGAGATCATTTAGTAGCTTTAGTTGGATATGGCGATACAGAAAATTGGGGTTACGGACCATATACTTCGTACCCAATGAAAGATTGGTATTACAAAGAACTTAAAGGAATAGAATAATTTCTATTAAACCTTCGGAAAGATCGCAAGATCTTTCTGTGGGTTAAAACACCATATCCAAGGTAATTGGTTTTTCATCGATGTCGAATTCGCTCATATGGCGAAGTGACCATGTTAACCCTGGATGTGGATCTTCCTTTGATTCGTTTTGGGTAAAATGGGTTGTTGGTCTATCAGTAGCCAGCACCTTTATAACAATAAGTGTAAATGCATCTACTAAGTCATCATGTTTTTCAATGCCAAAGTTAATGATCTGGCTAATCAACTGTTCAGCTCCTTTGGGTGGAAATAATACCTTACCTACTCTGATATACGGAGTAGACACTTGCAATCTTTCTTGTTTGCTCATCCTGGAAGTATCTACTGGCTCAGATAAAACCTTATCTAACCGAAGTAATTGAGTAGCAGCGGTTTCAATATTAGCCTTTTCAACATAGACAGTAGGCATTCTTTTAAAGTCTTCATCAAAGTACTCGCATACTTTTTTAATTTCCTTAATTGCATCAGTAAAATTCAACCTTTTATTAACTATGTAATCTAAAATATAGACTTTAAGATTATCACCATAACCAACGCAGATGAAGGGAATAAGTGCGGTTAAATCAGCACTGGAACTTTCCGAAAGGGCCATATCCACTCCAAGGCCAACCAAGTGAGGTGGGTATCGTTTTAAATCTGGTAATTCAGTCCAGACCTGTGGCCAATTCCTTTGGACTATACGGTTATCGTCTGAAATGAATTTAAGTAAATATTCCCTGTACCAAGCAGAATCATCTGCTACCTGACGTCTTTTGATCTCAACATGTTTCATAGTGGGATATTTGCCTGGCCAAGTAATTTCTCCTTTGGCATTAATTAGTGGATATTCTCGATAAACTCCATCCATTTTCCCCAGAGTAATATTTTCTTTGAGTCGCATCATTAGTGAATCTTCATGTAGCAGGTTACCCACCACCACGATTTTGGTATGCACATCACCTATGGGCATGACTTCACCCGTGAACCAATCCCATAACTTGTCTCGATTCTCCCTAGTTTTAACTGACTCCAAATTTTCAACGTCATCGACTATTACTAGATCTGGTCGGTATTGTTTGTGTCGCAATCCCCTGATACTTTCGCTTTGGGAGGTGGCTGAGATTCGGGCATTGTAATACGGAATTACAATTGAGTTTGATCGCCATTCATTGGTTTGAGATAGGCCACCGAAATCTCTAAGTAGTAGTTCATTGGTGGAGAGTTCCTCTTTGATGTTAGTCAGAATTTGTTTGGCTAGTTCCTGAGTTTGACTCATGACCAATGTGTATTTCTTTTGAGGTTTGCCTACCAGAGACCAAATTGGATAAACCAAAGTTCCTAGGGTTGATTTGGCTGAGCCACGAAATGCGGTGATTACTACCTTGCGAATATTTTTATTTTGAAACAGTTCAAGCATTTCTTTTTGAAAATCGGCTGTGGGTGAAGTGATGTAGTGAGGGAAGTAAATGGCAAAAAACCACATTAAACTTTCCTGAGCCAAAGCTTTTCTGAAGTCAGGATTCTCTTGAATTTGCCTATAAATTGTTTGGTCGTTAATCATTTTTCTTTCTTTTTGTTTTTGGTGGCATAAAAGCCACCATTTCGATTGCTTTATCTAGTAATTCTCTCTCTTCTTTGGATAGACTGGTCTCTTTGTCTTGATTAACCGTGGTCACTTCAACTCGGGTAGAATAGGCGGAGTGATGGTGATTAAGCCAAAAGCGTATTGCAGACATGTTTTTGTCGTTAATGGAACTAACTAGTTTTGACTCAGCCATGTCATTGATATTTTGTCTACCTTCCAGAATTGCCTTGTCACATTCTTTGGCGAAGCTAGAATCATCGGTTTGCCATCGATAGTAAGTAGCCCGACTAACCCCAGTTTTTTCACAAGCGACTTGAACAATGGGGATTTTCCTGAGTCGTTCCAAAAGTAGTGCTTTAATTTTGTCTTGGTTCTTCATAATTTCTTTGCTTTCAATCCAGTTAATTTTTCCCAACGTTTGATAATGACTTCGGTATAGACTGGTGACTTTTCCATAACGTAGCACCTTCTTTTCATTTTAATGGCAGCAATAAGAGTGCTTCCGCTTCCTCCGAATGGCTCCAAGATAAGACTCCCTCGCTTGGTTAGAATCTTGATATAAGGAATAAGAATTTCAATCGGTTTTGTTCCAAAGATGATCCCTTGACCAGAATGTTTCTCATCTGAGGCAATATGTTCAATAAAATCTGTAGGTTGATTCTTCTTACCCTTTTGATAGCCTTCCCAATGTGGTTTACCCTGAATGGCAAAGAGAGCTGTTTCGTATTCTTCTTGGAGTCCATCGGTTTCTTCTTCCCAATTAAGTACAATATCTTTATCTGGACTTGCTCCCACCATGGCAATATCGTGTTTGGAGAAAAATTTATGTTTAGCAGAAAAACCTTGATGACGATTGGGTAAATGCCACACAATCATGTTTTTCACTTTCCAGTATTTTTCCATTTCTCCCCAAATTACACG
This region of Candidatus Beckwithbacteria bacterium genomic DNA includes:
- a CDS encoding helix-turn-helix transcriptional regulator, whose translation is MIKITKAQSKFGRKIQRKRKEMGITQEELAFRVNLSRTHMGHIEQGRRTPSLEVLNKIARALKTSPKDFF
- a CDS encoding restriction endonuclease subunit S, translating into MTKHQSKFEKLISKLCPRGVELKNIVDIASVTIGEFVHKNKQKSDGEYPVYNGGTSETGYYDEFNNTKDKIVISARGANAGYVNKIHKPFWAGNSCYTVDVVNKTLINWVYVYYYLKNNQNKLIGEQQKGGIPAVSKKQVENFKIPVPPLEIQDEIVKILNKFTELEAELEAGLEARKKQYEYYRERLLSPDNKLVINYVSIKDIALDSFWIMPSTPPFVADGEIPYITSKNIRKGHINFTDIKHISREDYLDISKNRPIIENDILISMIGTIGEVARVKKDDLEFYGQNMFLVRLNPSLINTNYFLHFFDSARMKLYFGSIKNNSGQGYLKSKHIDSIQIPLPPLKDQERIASTLDKFDTLVNDISIGLPAELNARRQQYEYYRNKLLTFNEYVE
- a CDS encoding type I restriction-modification system subunit M, which translates into the protein MTNNQNTTKEQERAELHRAIWQIANDLRGSVDGWDFKSYVLGMLFYRFISENLTNYINDDERRSGKKDFDYADLTDKEAEFGRADTVKEKGFYILPSELFVNVSKKAKNNKNLNETLSSIFSNIENSAKGSSSEDDLKGLFADLDVNSSKLGNTVEHRNQKLVKIIEAIGNLRLGNYSNNTIDAFGDAYEFLMTMYASNAGKSGGEFYTPQEVSELLAEITTVGKKEVNKVYDPACGSGSLLLKFAKVLGRENVRQGFFGQEINLTTYNLCRINMFLHDINYNNFDIALGDTLIDPKHWDDEPFDAIVSNPPYSIKWEGDSNPILINDPRFSPAGVLAPKSKADLAFTMHMLSWLSTSGTAAIVEFPGVLYRGGAEKKIRKYLVDNNYVDTVIQLPPDLFFGTTIATCIIILKKSKKDNKILFIDASAEFVRNGNKNKLSEANRLKILDAFSSRMDAEYFAKLVDNKDIANNDYNIAVSSYVIPEDTREVINITELNTKISQIVAKQNELRKAIDEIVSDIEGNK
- a CDS encoding ATP-binding protein; translated protein: MYISKIQLHNFKGYKGDHEINFDKGVNFFVGDNNCGKSSVFEAIDFIRTKKNRDEVITKTELEEDDFVSIEIEFVGDDLELLVQTEPLKKYQSYLINSNGQKSIRVMRSSEENEITQGKKSKKLSIGNVRIFNPSTSQFENPTGVDNTITALFDAQFVWADTNSGDISDFSKTKICGKIINAITKDFVKSATWENFRKSHKEAFGDGKDSIATTLKPVENKLASIISEQYGETEVKFKFSLPEIESFFKTGNINLSESGIETKSEEKGTGMQRALALALIQVYADISSANSEGESKPILFFIDEPETFLHPQAQNKLLDALEKISSKSQIFIITHSPYLLKKYKKETHSMNVFSRDRGLNKVEPGKEFDLFGISSPTWGEINYYAFGVLTVEFHNELYGFIQAKAIVEDDKNYSEVEFEKYLVSKGFAQDQTYIRLKKDGSTETQTRTLPTRIRNIIHHPENTNNVMFSLDELESSTESLIKLL
- a CDS encoding helix-turn-helix domain-containing protein, which encodes MEELLTLSEAAQILKVHPNTLRLWDKNGILKAVRIGVKKIRRYKKEDIEKFINHKNGK